The following proteins are co-located in the Salvelinus namaycush isolate Seneca chromosome 31, SaNama_1.0, whole genome shotgun sequence genome:
- the LOC120026498 gene encoding interleukin-31 receptor subunit alpha-like encodes MKGLRRMATPLVLSIFLLLPAISEGQYGQRCEVIPKDPYIEFGSNIKIKFKKTCNKTISDSYGKIYWTINNKSIDESCYETNTSFAAVTIYNLSLPKAIVQCHSHLTQQVLGGTIIQTYWKPRNISCVTYISQQDFTCHWEHKIKPTSKITYTVYRKWDAWESDHCSSGSMSCTFNKSLPMLSKLNYITVRAESTVWETISDTLELDPWDTVKIDPPKNVRVVPLPAHLRVEWERPGGTDFLNQVIHCQVKYAKHVMDTSMNTMAKTASVTSVEVEPCTNHTVSVRCALDKAPWSEWSRQVTVLSSLNVSTVQLDLWRKMDAPDNTGTRTVHLMWKSISPACKAIDGYRLTYMADEKHIPDRHLDTVVDKASITVDQRPYRVTLAAYRGDTTFSEQSIYVPAVGQSLPQVRGTQASAHDGDIQVSWAVPPLYPVHGYIIDWTTDGDTYTWLQSQDTHITLTGLQPFKLYNITVTPLYDDKTGLEKVIQICSVQRAPGNISSVDVHVQDKSAQVNWTAVPQSQCSGDVVNYTVFYKTETQPELNVTVNSWKQGVTLEPLQPDTRYSVHVMASAVTGATNSSVIHFTTSRYSRTFIIMSCVFGGFGVIIILVTGLFCVIQWKRFKEKIVPNPGLSSLEFWSSQDCHKIQPFNNPSELETFCEMIYPCEVNTIMDDIMGSTSTEDEDIQDMGKETVCDQTERWSSGFGSRTFCDSQPREESSNLGLAPTRLPLLAQQDGEINLLESTTSEDSSSEPSDLQASESCPVNPYRLQTPGECPVRLGLGGGEATSGATEESRSLLDTQQHSSTAPLTAYVTLDTFEHRVRESKRT; translated from the exons ATGAAG GGTCTGAGAAGGATGGCAACTCCGCTAGTCCTGTCAATCTTCCTTTTGCTCCCAGCAATTTCTGAAG GACAATATGGACAAAGATGTGAAGTTATCCCAAAAGACCCATACATTGAATTTGGCTCCAATATTAAGATTAAGTTCAAGAAGACATGCAACAAGACAATCTCAGACAGCTACGGCAAAATCTATTGGACGATCAACAACAAGAGCATAGATGAAAGCTGCTATGAAACCAACACCTCCTTTGCTGCGGTGACCATCTACAATCTATCCCTTCCAAAAGCAATAGTACAATGTCACAGCCATTTAACTCAGCAAGTCTTGGGTGGTACCATCATACAAACATACT GGAAACCCAGAAACATATCATGTGTCACGTATATCTCACAACAAGATTTTACATGTCACTGGGAGCACAAGATCAAACCCACATCGAAAATAACATATACCGTTTATAGGAAATG GGATGCATGGGAGAGTGATCATTGTAGTTCTGGAAGCATGTCATGCACTTTTAATAAGAGCCTGCCGATGCTTTCAAAGCTAAATTACATCACTGTGCGAGCTGAAAGCACAGTTTGGGAGACAATCTCGGACACACTGGAATTGGATCCTTGGGATACAG TGAAAATTGACCCTCCAAAGAATGTGCGGGTGGTTCCTCTCCCTGCTCATCTAAGGGTTGAATGGGAAAGACCAGGAGGCACAGACTTTCTTAACCAGGTCATACACTGTCAAGTCAAATATGCCAAG CATGTAATGGATACATCTATGAACACAATGGCCAAGACAGCCTCTGTCACTTCTGTTGAAGTGGAGCCATGCACCAACCACACAGTGTCTGTCCGCTGTGCTTTAGACAAGGCCCCCTGGAGTGAATGGAGCAGGCAGGTGacagttctctcctctctcaacg TGAGCACAGTACAGTTGGACCTGTGGAGGAAGATGGATGCACCAGACAACACTGGGACAAGAACAGTGCACCTGATGTGGAAG AGCATCTCCCCTGCATGCAAGGCCATCGATGGATACAGGCTGACGTACATGGCTGATGAAAAGCACATACCTGACAGACATTTGGACACTGTTGTGGATAAGGCTTCTATCACTGTGGACCAGCGGCCATACAGAGTCACTCTCGCTGCCTATCGCGGTGACACCACATTTTCTGAACAGTCAATCTATGTACCGGCCGTTGGACAAA GTCTCCCCCAGGTTAGGGGCACCCAGGCCTCTGCCCATGACGGTGACATCCAGGTCAGCTGGGctgttcctcctctctaccctGTCCATGGCTACATCATAGACTGGACCACCGATGGAGATACATACACCTGGCTACAGAGCCAAGACACTCACATCACATTGACTG GCCTGCAGCCTTTTAAACTATACAACATCACAGTAACTCCACTCTACGATGACAAGACAGGACTCGAAAAAGTCATTCAGATCTGCTCAGTACAAAGAG CTCCAGGGAATATCTCCTCCGTTGATGTACATGTTCAAGACAAAAGTGCTCAGGTCAACTGGACTGCTGTGCCTCAGAGCCAATGTAGCGGTGATGTCGTCAACTACACTGTGTTCTACAAGACTGAAACACAACCAGAGCTGA ATGTGACGGTAAATAGCTGGAAACAGGGAGTGACTTTGGAGCCTCTCCAACCAGACACCAGATACAGTGTCCATGTCATGGCCAGCGCTGTTACTGGGGCAACCAATAGCAGCGTCATTCACTTCACAACGAGCAGATACA GCAGGACCTTCATCATAATGTCCTGTGTCTTCGGTGGTTTCGGCGTCATCATCATCCTAGTCACTGGACTCTTCTGTGTCATTCA GTGGAAAAGATTTAAGGAGAAGATAGTGCCCAACCCCGGTCTCAGCTCCCTGGAATTCTGGTCTTCACAGGATTGTCATAAG ATCCAACCCTTTAACAACCCGTCTGAACTCGAGACCTTCTGTGAGATGATCTACCCCTGTGAGGTGAACACCATAATGGACGACATCATGGGGTCAACCTCTACAGAAGACGAGGACATACAGGACATGGGCAAAGAGACAGTCTGTgaccagacagagagatggagctCTGGCTTCGGTAGCAGGACCTTCTGTGACAGCCAACCCAGAGAGGAGAGCAGTAACCTGGGCCTGGCCCCAACCCGcctccctttactggctcaacAAGACGGAGAAATCAACCTGCTGGAGTCAACCACCTCTGAGGACTCATCATCAGAGCCATCAGACCTCCAGGCCTCCGAGAGCTGTCCCGTCAACCCCTACAGGCTGCAGACGCCAGGGGAATGCCCTGTGAGGTTGGGGCTGGGGGGAGGCGAGGCGACGTCGGGGGCCACAGAGGAGAGTAGAAGCCTGTTGGACACGCAGCAGCATAGCAGCACAGCTCCTCTCACTGCGTACGTCACTCTGGACACGTTTGAACACAGGGTGAGGGAAAGTAAACGGACATGA
- the ddx4 gene encoding probable ATP-dependent RNA helicase DDX4: MSSWTSGGQSSSFGRPTDNKVSSWNSGGDGGFGGGRGRGSRGGGGDFKSFSSGADKNGNEDKGSSWNSGEGGFRGRGRGGGRGSRGGGIRNGDDGNDGGFGGSRGGFRSGGGDGGGFGGGGYRGRDEEVFSKGSTTDGEGGGDGGNPGPPKVTYIPEALCEEESSIFAHYESGINFDKYDDILVDVSGSNPPKAIMGFEEAALCESLNRNVSKSGYKKPTPVQKHGIPIIAAGRDLMACAQTGSGKTAAFLLPILQQLMVDGVAASKFSEVQEPEVIIVAPTRELINQIYMEARKFAHGTCVRPVVVYGGISTGHTIREILKGCNVLCGTPGRLMDIIGRGKIGLSKLRYLVLDEADRMLDMGFEPAMRKLVGSPGMPAKEDRQTLMFSATYPEDIQKLAGDFLKKDYLFLAVGVVGGACSDVEQVVVQVTKFSKRDQLLEVLKTTGSERTMVFVETKRQADFIATFLCQEKVNTTSIHGDREQREREQALGDFRSGKCPVLVATSVAARGLDIKDVQHIVNFDLPNNIDEYVHRIGRTGRCGNTGRAVCFFDPEADSNLARSLVKVLSGAQQEVPKWLEEAAFSAHGTTGFNPGGRIFASTDSRKGGSFQRDGASHLAAALSSGADDDEWE; the protein is encoded by the exons GAGCTGATAAAAATGGGAATGAAG ATAAAGGCAGCTCCTGGAACAGTGGTGAAGGAGGCTTCAGGGGAAGAGGCAGAG GGGGCGGCAGAGGATCAAGGGGAGGAGGCATCCGAAACG GGGATGATGGCAATGATGGCG GGTTTGGAGGAAGCCGGGGAGGCTTCCGATCAG gtggtggtgatggaggaggaTTTGGCGGAGGAG GTTATCGTGGACGAGATGAGGAAGTTTTCTCTAAAG GATCAACCACGGATGGGGAAGGTGGTGGAGATGGTGGCAATCCAG GTCCCCCAAAGGTGACCTACATACCCGAAGCCCTTTGTGAGGAGGAGTCGTCTATTTTTGCTCATTATGAGTCGGGCATCAACTTTGATAAGTACGATGACATCTTGGTCGACGTCAGCGGCAGCAATCCGCCAAAGGCCATCATG GGTTTTGAAGAGGCTGCCCTGTGTGAATCTCTGAACAGGAACGTCAGTAAGTCTGGCTATAAGAAGCCTACCCCAGTACAGAAGCATGGCATTCCCATTATCGCTGCTGGCCGGGACCTCATGGCCTGTGCCCAGACTGGATCTGGGAAAACG GCTGCATTCCTACTGCCCATCCTGCAGCAGCTGATGGTGGACGGCGTGGCAGCTAGTAAGTTCAGCGAGGTCCAGGAGCCAGAGGTTATTATAGTGGCCCCAACCAGGGAGCTGATCAACCAGATCTACATGGAAGCCAGGAAGTTTGCCCATGG TACTTGTGTGCGTCCAGTGGTGGTTTACGGTGGCATAAGCACCGGTCACACCATTCGCGAGATACTGAAGGGCTGCAATGTGCTGTGTGGGACTCCAGGAAGACTGATGGACATTATTGGAAGAGGAAAG ATTGGCTTGAGCAAGCTGCGTTACCTGGTGCTGGATGAGGCTGACAGGATGCTGGACATGGGCTTTGAGCCTGCGATGCGCAAGCTGGTGGGGTCCCCAGGCATGCCAGCTAAAGAGGACCGCCAGACCCTTATGTTCAGCGCTACCTACCCCGAGGACATCCAAAA ACTGGCTGGTGACTTCCTGAAGAAGGACTATCTGTTCCTTGCTGTGGGCGTGGTGGGGGGAGCCTGCAGTGATGTAGAGCAGGTCGTGGTTCAGGTGACCAAGTTCTCCAAAAGAGACCAACTACTGGAGGTCCTGAAGACTACAG GGTCTGAACGCACAATGGTCTTTGTGGAAACCAAGAGGCAGGCTGACTTTATCGCGACGTTCCTGTGTCAGGAGAAGGTTAATACTACTAGTATTCACGG TGACCGTGAGCAGAGGGAGCGTGAACAGGCGCTCGGCGACTTCCGCTCAGGAAAGTGTCCTGTCCTGGTGGCCACCTCTGTTGCTGCCCGTGGACTGGACATCAAGGATGTCCAACACATAGTCAATTTTGACCTTCCCAACAACATTGATGAGTACGTCCACCGCATCGGGAGAACAGGTCGCTGTGGGAACACCGGGAGAGCTGTGTGTTTCTTTGACCCGGAGGCCGACAGCAACCTGGCACGCTCCCTGGTCAAAGTCCTGTCTGGG GCCCAGCAGGAGGTGCCCAAATGGCTGGAGGAAGCTGCCTTCAGTGCTCATGGCACTACAGGGTTCAACCCAGGTGGGAGAATCTTTGCCTCCACTGATAGCAGGAAG GGTGGCTCTTTCCAGAGAGATGGGGCAAGTCATCTAGCTGCTGCCCTGAGCAGTGGCGCAGATGACGATGAGTGGGAGTGA